One window of Rhodopirellula islandica genomic DNA carries:
- a CDS encoding DUF1501 domain-containing protein yields the protein MQPTNQSPTSSRRSFLAGAGGGMGMLACASLAPANAGADVHPPHFAPRAKRVIWLFMHGGPSHVDLLDPKPTLTKYSGQTLPESFGNVMTRRNVKKNPLLAPIRRFRPRGRSGLEISDFLPNIAEHADDLCVIRSMHGDSVNHPQSVYQMNTGSILMGNPSVGSWVAYGLGSENQNMPAFVVLPDPGGGLKGGPPAWGNGYLPASYQGVTMRPGSSPILDLQPQPSVTAQQQQLDLSLIQKLNRRHLEQRELDDRLTARVKAYELAFRMQSEAPELVDIQNETQQTKQMYGIDQKETREFGERCLLARRMLESGVRFVQLYSGDTNGWDAHANVEKNHTEYCRRTDKPVAGLLQDLKQRGLMEDTLVIWGGEFGRMPMSEQGKGRDHNPWGYSVWLAGAGIRGGRAFGATDEIGLRAVSDKVSVTNFHATLLHLLGLDHNDLTYFHNGLDKRLTGPDEAEVVQGIIR from the coding sequence ATGCAACCAACGAATCAGTCACCGACATCATCGCGACGTAGCTTCCTCGCCGGCGCGGGTGGCGGAATGGGAATGCTCGCTTGTGCCTCGCTCGCCCCAGCCAATGCTGGTGCGGATGTCCATCCACCGCATTTTGCCCCGCGTGCCAAACGAGTGATCTGGCTTTTCATGCACGGTGGCCCCAGTCACGTGGATCTGCTGGACCCGAAACCCACACTGACCAAGTACAGCGGCCAGACGTTGCCAGAAAGCTTTGGCAACGTGATGACGCGTCGCAATGTCAAGAAGAATCCTCTCCTGGCTCCCATTCGCCGCTTTCGCCCGCGAGGTCGATCCGGTCTGGAAATCAGTGACTTCCTTCCGAACATTGCAGAACACGCGGACGATCTCTGTGTGATTCGTTCGATGCACGGCGACAGCGTGAACCATCCGCAGTCCGTTTATCAAATGAACACGGGCAGCATCCTGATGGGCAATCCCAGCGTCGGCAGTTGGGTTGCTTATGGCTTGGGATCTGAAAACCAAAACATGCCTGCGTTCGTTGTGTTGCCCGATCCAGGTGGAGGACTCAAAGGGGGACCGCCAGCGTGGGGAAACGGCTATCTGCCAGCCTCCTACCAGGGCGTCACCATGCGTCCGGGATCTTCGCCAATCCTTGACTTGCAGCCCCAACCGAGTGTCACCGCACAACAGCAACAACTGGACCTGTCGCTCATTCAAAAGTTGAACCGAAGGCACCTGGAACAACGGGAGCTGGATGATCGCCTGACGGCCCGCGTGAAAGCCTACGAACTGGCGTTTCGGATGCAATCCGAAGCACCGGAACTGGTCGACATCCAAAACGAGACCCAACAAACGAAGCAGATGTACGGCATCGACCAAAAGGAAACACGCGAATTTGGTGAGCGTTGCTTGCTGGCCCGCCGGATGCTCGAAAGCGGCGTGCGTTTTGTGCAGTTGTATTCCGGCGACACCAATGGCTGGGATGCTCACGCGAACGTCGAAAAGAATCACACCGAATATTGCCGACGAACCGACAAACCCGTCGCTGGACTTCTGCAAGATCTCAAGCAACGCGGGTTGATGGAAGACACCTTGGTGATCTGGGGTGGCGAGTTCGGGCGGATGCCCATGAGCGAACAAGGCAAGGGCCGCGATCACAACCCTTGGGGATACAGCGTCTGGCTCGCCGGTGCCGGCATTCGCGGCGGCCGGGCATTCGGGGCAACGGATGAGATCGGACTGCGAGCGGTCTCGGACAAAGTCTCTGTCACCAATTTCCATGCGACGCTGCTGCATCTGCTGGGACTCGATCACAACGACCTGACCTACTTTCACAATGGGCTGGACAAACGATTGACCGGCCCCGATGAAGCGGAAGTCGTCCAAGGGATCATCCGTTGA
- a CDS encoding DUF1549 and DUF1553 domain-containing protein — protein sequence MRAQQRKSWPVSNAPWRHALMILCTFAISTLLTVHCTTADDDSAAYVELPIDEYDREHWAFLPLETVEVPPPANTGWRRNPIDDFIQHELSQRNLHPQPKASRRTLIRRLSFDLTGLPPTPEQIAAFEADARTDAYERLVDRLLDSPRHGERWAQHWLDLARFAETDGFEHDKLRPEAWKYRDWVIAALNEDLPYNEFIRRQIAGDEIDPNDQSARTATRFCLSGPDMPDINLTDERRHTVLNELTSTIGAVFLGLQVGCAQCHDHKYDPISQADFYRLRAIFEPSVSLKKNHSLSTLSESFPTKRTSHLMLRGDFRSPGPELNPGVIRVVSSQTNAYSPQPTQKSAGLRTALADWLVAAENPLTSRVMVNRVWQHHFGVGLSSTPSEFGVMGAEPSHPELLDWLAISFVDQGWSLKSLHRMIVTSATYRQRSRLSEDATEPEQLAWAETRKADPHAELLSRYPRWRLEGEAIRDAMLVASRQINWKSGGPGVRPPLPEELVGTLLPNQWNVTKDPSEHDRRSIYVFARRNLRYPIFEVFDRPSANTSCSSRGTSTTAPQSLHLLNSQFSLNLARSMASSIEEESPTEAQRIEAMFLRALGRSPTKEEWIEAEDFLHASTSAEAEKQAHLCLALFNCNEFVTID from the coding sequence ATGCGTGCACAACAACGAAAATCCTGGCCTGTCTCGAACGCACCTTGGCGGCACGCGTTGATGATTCTGTGCACCTTTGCGATCAGCACGCTGCTCACCGTGCATTGCACGACCGCTGACGATGATTCCGCTGCCTACGTCGAGCTACCGATTGACGAATATGATCGTGAGCACTGGGCGTTTTTGCCACTCGAAACTGTTGAAGTGCCGCCGCCTGCCAACACAGGTTGGCGTCGAAATCCAATCGACGATTTCATCCAACACGAACTGAGCCAACGCAATCTGCACCCGCAACCCAAAGCTTCACGTCGCACGCTGATTCGGCGACTGAGCTTTGACCTGACGGGATTGCCACCGACACCCGAGCAGATCGCCGCGTTTGAAGCAGACGCAAGAACCGATGCCTATGAGCGGCTTGTCGATCGGTTGCTTGACTCACCGCGGCATGGCGAACGTTGGGCACAGCATTGGCTTGACTTGGCTCGATTTGCGGAAACCGATGGATTTGAGCATGACAAACTCCGGCCGGAGGCATGGAAGTATCGCGATTGGGTCATCGCGGCTCTCAATGAGGACCTGCCCTATAACGAGTTCATCCGACGCCAGATCGCTGGCGATGAAATCGATCCGAACGACCAATCAGCTCGGACGGCGACGCGGTTTTGCCTGTCCGGACCTGACATGCCGGATATCAACCTGACGGACGAGCGTCGACACACGGTCTTGAACGAATTGACATCGACCATCGGAGCTGTGTTTCTTGGGCTGCAAGTCGGCTGTGCCCAGTGTCACGATCACAAGTACGACCCGATCAGCCAAGCTGACTTCTATCGGCTTCGCGCCATCTTTGAACCCTCGGTCTCGCTAAAGAAAAACCACTCGCTCTCCACTCTCAGTGAATCGTTTCCAACCAAACGAACGAGCCATCTGATGCTGCGAGGTGATTTCCGCAGTCCTGGCCCAGAGCTGAATCCCGGGGTCATTCGAGTTGTTTCGTCGCAAACGAATGCCTACTCGCCACAACCAACGCAAAAATCGGCTGGCCTCCGAACCGCCTTGGCGGATTGGTTGGTCGCGGCAGAGAATCCACTGACATCGCGTGTGATGGTCAACCGTGTGTGGCAACATCATTTTGGTGTCGGGTTGTCGAGCACGCCCAGTGAATTTGGAGTGATGGGTGCCGAGCCCAGCCACCCCGAATTGCTGGATTGGCTTGCGATCTCATTCGTCGACCAGGGCTGGAGCCTCAAGTCGCTGCATCGAATGATCGTGACATCCGCCACCTATCGCCAACGCAGCCGTCTCTCGGAAGACGCAACCGAACCCGAACAATTGGCCTGGGCTGAAACACGGAAGGCAGATCCACATGCTGAACTGCTGTCCCGCTATCCACGCTGGCGACTCGAAGGCGAAGCGATTCGTGACGCAATGCTGGTTGCATCGAGACAAATCAATTGGAAGTCCGGTGGCCCCGGCGTTCGCCCGCCGCTCCCCGAGGAACTGGTTGGAACCTTGCTCCCCAATCAATGGAACGTCACGAAGGATCCGTCCGAGCACGATCGACGCAGCATCTACGTCTTTGCACGCCGAAACCTGCGGTACCCGATCTTCGAAGTTTTCGACCGCCCCAGCGCAAACACAAGCTGTTCCAGTCGAGGCACATCGACCACGGCGCCGCAATCATTGCACCTACTGAATTCGCAGTTCTCTCTGAACCTAGCACGATCGATGGCCTCGTCGATCGAAGAGGAGTCTCCCACCGAAGCACAACGCATTGAGGCGATGTTCCTTCGTGCACTCGGACGCTCACCGACGAAGGAAGAATGGATCGAAGCGGAAGACTTCCTCCATGCCAGCACGTCGGCCGAAGCGGAGAAACAAGCCCATCTTTGCTTGGCGCTATTCAACTGCAACGAGTTCGTCACGATCGACTGA
- a CDS encoding NHL repeat containing protein, which translates to MNSADAKHPLAKQFETPLQTADLDTDGLADWFSGQETPIAPSDCPRGPIDVVWTQQDQPDWHGLRFGRQKLPGTRHLRIGLNRPIEIGTVIVRGGGTLSVLKPDAAYPGDLGDDDQWIPAERLSDAVASPNSASSKRSRTQVVSTSEVLADEYAFWLLPVSTKTRALRFTHHATAIERDPSGYLGGVWILSERVANVAPQGVAVSGSHPESIERVLNGTNDRMWNTWANAEKNVPTGDVVDEAHAEWMMVAWKRPVELSGVALLWNGFDAAAVEVYTGDFSQPPTSAPESSWKKVSSGEDLDAMYPRPLVPHWLAFDDLERTTAVRLKMTAPSTSKHEHLRTHIAGGRRVWLGELAAIKPLHEAPLSPLVQSEQSTVHPPIPIHFQIAKPGVVTLVINDENGQRVRNLISETPFPAGSHTVWWDASDDVTRDLDSPRHGLYQIPTRLVGPGSYTVRGLWRDPLKLVYEMSVYSDGNPAWETDDGTGCWMTNHTPPTSVAFVPGDRTADGKPLLFMGAYVSEGGHGLQWVREDGTKVGGQGHVGGHWTGAPTLSVDTGEHAIDDDLCYVASVWEGELRITAKTKSLADREIYKQSLGADPRPSSLPNDEQPTALEGFDGGDRKFVLAGTATHDGHMYLSFPRQNELRLIDVRSSQQTGSVPVDQPRGMAFDDQGRLLVLSDTRLLRAKVSAPTSRSDFEDIGIESLEDPRHITIDAAGRIYISDRGSSHQIKVFAADGNLLRSIGKPGPPTVGPYDPLHINTPNGIAIDSQGHVWVAESDFRPKRISIWNPHWNSQQGATLVKAFYGPGEYGGGGVLDPVDQTRFYYKGLEFRLDWKEGTDELVRVFHRPADWLRGHYTSYSPDTPLYPNLASENEVVQADRYFTSCYTTNPTSGDRIAFVWLDHPDRAQLVAGIGAAQSLSLLKQAEFRVCWPKGLNPNGPAHQNQALFAWSDLNGDERMQPNEITMRRGDSGGVTIKNDLSAVFSRLDKQAVQIPAHIDSTTKVPTYAIESPVLLVDGAHGAVSSGGDQALTAPNGWTMLTNAPEPFSAHGLGGALHGKAVWSYPSLWPGLHASHEAAVPDRPGMVIGHTRLLGDTIHPDGQGGDIFCVNGNMGNMYLFTADGLFVATLFHDIRLRPTWSMPRAIRGMDVSDTSLHDENFWPSITQTIDKQVHLVDGARSSIVRIDGLESIRRFPAQNIRVTADDLLAARKWFDDAERTRQANALLKPLSISIRATPPTVDGDLSEWSGDTDWAVIDRRGQRANFNSDSKPYNAVAAVSLSNGKLFGAFRTSEKDLLRNSGLSPTSLFKSGGCLDLMLATGLETNPKAPREPQAGDIRLLVTQVEGKTRAMLYRAVVPGTIEPEKFSSPWRTITLDVVQDVSDSVQLATNSAGHYEFSIPLRLLDWKPQAGQTYRGDVGVLRGNGRETTQRVYWSNKATAITSDVPSEAQLSPSLWGTFQVEKE; encoded by the coding sequence ATGAATTCTGCGGATGCGAAACATCCGCTGGCCAAGCAATTTGAAACGCCCCTTCAAACGGCCGACCTCGATACAGATGGGTTGGCAGATTGGTTTTCGGGTCAGGAAACGCCGATCGCCCCAAGTGATTGTCCCCGCGGACCGATCGATGTGGTTTGGACTCAGCAGGACCAACCAGATTGGCATGGTCTTCGCTTCGGTCGCCAAAAACTCCCTGGCACTCGGCACCTCCGCATCGGCCTGAACCGGCCCATCGAAATCGGGACGGTGATCGTTCGCGGTGGCGGAACACTCAGCGTGCTCAAACCCGATGCTGCCTACCCTGGCGACCTGGGTGATGACGACCAATGGATTCCTGCCGAGCGTTTGAGCGATGCCGTTGCCAGTCCCAATTCAGCGTCATCCAAGCGGAGTCGCACGCAAGTCGTATCAACAAGCGAGGTGCTTGCGGATGAGTACGCGTTTTGGTTGTTGCCCGTTTCGACCAAGACACGAGCCCTTCGCTTCACCCACCACGCAACCGCGATCGAGCGAGACCCATCGGGATACCTCGGTGGTGTCTGGATTTTGTCGGAACGAGTTGCCAATGTTGCTCCGCAGGGAGTGGCCGTTTCCGGCAGTCACCCCGAATCGATCGAACGTGTTTTGAATGGCACCAACGACCGAATGTGGAACACTTGGGCCAATGCTGAGAAGAACGTTCCAACTGGTGACGTGGTCGATGAAGCCCACGCGGAATGGATGATGGTCGCCTGGAAACGCCCGGTTGAACTGAGCGGTGTTGCGTTGCTGTGGAACGGTTTCGACGCCGCGGCCGTGGAGGTCTACACCGGCGACTTTTCCCAACCGCCGACATCGGCTCCGGAGTCAAGCTGGAAAAAGGTCTCCAGCGGTGAGGACCTGGATGCCATGTACCCGAGACCGCTGGTCCCACACTGGCTCGCCTTTGATGATCTCGAAAGGACGACTGCGGTTCGATTGAAAATGACCGCACCTTCGACCAGCAAGCATGAGCACTTGAGAACTCACATCGCGGGCGGACGACGCGTTTGGCTGGGTGAACTCGCTGCGATCAAACCGCTCCATGAAGCGCCGCTGTCGCCCTTGGTTCAATCCGAACAATCAACGGTCCATCCACCAATCCCCATTCATTTTCAGATTGCGAAACCTGGCGTGGTGACCTTGGTAATTAATGATGAAAACGGGCAACGGGTACGCAACCTGATCAGCGAAACCCCGTTCCCAGCGGGCTCGCACACCGTGTGGTGGGACGCCAGCGACGATGTCACTCGGGATCTGGATTCGCCACGGCATGGGCTGTACCAAATCCCGACACGTCTGGTCGGTCCTGGGTCGTACACCGTTCGTGGACTGTGGCGAGATCCGCTGAAATTGGTCTATGAAATGAGCGTCTACAGCGACGGGAACCCAGCCTGGGAAACCGACGACGGAACCGGTTGCTGGATGACCAATCACACGCCACCGACGAGTGTCGCGTTTGTGCCTGGTGACCGGACCGCGGATGGCAAACCGCTGCTGTTCATGGGCGCGTATGTCTCCGAAGGCGGGCATGGATTGCAATGGGTACGCGAAGACGGCACGAAAGTCGGAGGCCAAGGGCACGTCGGCGGTCACTGGACCGGCGCTCCAACATTGTCCGTCGACACAGGAGAACATGCGATCGACGACGACCTGTGCTATGTCGCTTCGGTGTGGGAAGGAGAACTACGCATCACGGCCAAGACGAAATCATTGGCCGATCGCGAAATCTACAAGCAATCTCTCGGAGCCGACCCGCGTCCGAGTTCCTTGCCCAACGACGAACAGCCCACAGCATTGGAAGGTTTCGACGGCGGTGACCGAAAGTTTGTGCTCGCAGGAACAGCTACACACGACGGGCACATGTACTTGTCCTTCCCTCGGCAAAATGAACTGCGACTCATCGACGTCCGAAGCTCCCAGCAAACCGGCAGCGTCCCTGTCGATCAACCTCGCGGGATGGCCTTTGACGATCAAGGACGTTTGCTCGTCCTCAGCGACACGCGACTCCTTCGAGCCAAGGTCTCCGCGCCGACATCGCGATCCGATTTCGAAGACATCGGCATTGAATCGCTCGAAGATCCACGCCACATCACGATCGATGCTGCCGGTCGGATCTACATCAGTGATCGCGGCAGTTCGCATCAGATCAAGGTCTTCGCTGCGGACGGAAATCTCCTCCGTTCGATTGGCAAACCCGGACCTCCAACCGTTGGCCCATATGATCCGCTGCACATCAACACTCCCAACGGGATCGCCATCGACAGCCAAGGCCACGTGTGGGTTGCAGAAAGCGATTTCCGCCCCAAACGAATCAGCATCTGGAACCCTCATTGGAATTCTCAACAAGGCGCGACGCTGGTCAAAGCGTTTTACGGACCCGGTGAATACGGTGGCGGCGGAGTCCTCGACCCCGTCGATCAAACTCGCTTCTACTACAAAGGACTGGAGTTCCGCTTGGACTGGAAAGAGGGGACCGATGAGCTCGTTCGAGTCTTCCATCGCCCGGCGGATTGGCTGCGTGGGCATTACACGTCCTACTCGCCCGACACGCCGCTCTACCCGAACTTGGCCAGTGAGAACGAGGTCGTGCAAGCGGACCGATACTTCACCAGTTGTTACACCACCAACCCAACCAGCGGGGACCGAATCGCGTTCGTTTGGCTCGATCATCCCGATCGTGCACAGTTGGTCGCTGGAATCGGAGCCGCACAAAGTCTGAGTCTCTTGAAGCAAGCCGAGTTTCGCGTCTGTTGGCCCAAGGGTTTGAATCCCAATGGCCCCGCACATCAAAACCAAGCCCTCTTCGCCTGGAGTGATCTCAACGGGGACGAGCGAATGCAGCCAAACGAGATCACGATGCGCCGCGGCGATTCCGGTGGCGTCACGATCAAGAACGATTTGAGTGCCGTGTTTTCGCGACTGGACAAGCAAGCGGTCCAAATCCCAGCTCACATCGATTCAACCACCAAGGTTCCGACGTACGCGATCGAATCACCGGTTCTGTTGGTGGATGGTGCCCACGGAGCTGTCTCCTCCGGCGGTGATCAAGCTCTGACGGCACCAAACGGTTGGACCATGTTGACGAATGCACCGGAACCTTTCTCGGCTCATGGTCTTGGCGGTGCCCTTCATGGAAAGGCGGTCTGGAGCTACCCGAGTTTGTGGCCAGGATTGCACGCCAGCCACGAAGCCGCTGTCCCGGATCGCCCCGGGATGGTGATCGGCCACACGCGATTGCTCGGCGACACCATTCACCCTGACGGGCAGGGTGGCGACATATTTTGCGTCAACGGCAACATGGGAAACATGTACTTGTTCACCGCCGATGGCTTGTTCGTCGCGACTTTGTTTCATGACATCCGACTGCGTCCAACTTGGTCGATGCCCCGAGCGATCCGCGGGATGGACGTCAGCGACACTTCTCTGCATGACGAAAACTTCTGGCCCAGCATCACGCAAACGATCGACAAACAGGTTCACTTGGTCGACGGGGCTCGATCCAGCATCGTTCGAATCGATGGTTTGGAATCCATCCGACGTTTCCCCGCTCAAAACATTCGCGTCACCGCCGACGATTTGCTGGCTGCACGCAAGTGGTTTGACGATGCCGAACGAACCCGGCAAGCGAACGCATTGTTGAAACCGCTGTCGATTTCCATTCGTGCGACGCCGCCCACGGTCGATGGTGACTTGAGCGAGTGGTCCGGCGACACAGACTGGGCTGTCATTGACCGGCGAGGCCAGCGAGCGAATTTCAACAGCGATTCAAAACCCTACAACGCGGTCGCCGCAGTCAGCCTGTCCAACGGAAAATTATTCGGGGCTTTCCGCACCAGCGAGAAGGACCTGCTGCGCAATAGCGGTCTGTCGCCGACCTCGTTGTTCAAGTCCGGCGGATGCCTGGATTTGATGCTGGCGACCGGGTTGGAGACCAACCCCAAAGCCCCTCGTGAACCGCAAGCAGGCGACATTCGATTGCTGGTGACACAGGTGGAGGGAAAAACCCGTGCGATGCTCTATCGCGCCGTTGTGCCCGGCACGATCGAACCTGAAAAATTCAGCAGCCCGTGGCGGACGATCACGCTGGATGTCGTCCAAGACGTCAGCGACTCGGTGCAACTGGCTACCAACTCGGCTGGGCACTATGAGTTCAGCATCCCGCTTCGTCTGCTCGACTGGAAACCGCAAGCGGGCCAGACGTATCGAGGCGATGTAGGCGTCCTTCGCGGGAACGGACGCGAAACGACGCAGCGTGTGTACTGGTCCAACAAAGCCACGGCGATCACCAGCGACGTGCCGAGTGAAGCCCAACTTTCCCCATCCCTGTGGGGAACTTTCCAAGTGGAGAAAGAGTGA
- a CDS encoding NAD(P)/FAD-dependent oxidoreductase, with the protein MSIQQSPQVVVIGGGPAGATVSTLIAQQGYQVELFERERFPRYHIGESLIPETYWVLERLGMLDKMKSSHFIKKYSVQFVSPSGKHSAPFYFHDNKPHECSQTWQIRRSEFDVMMLKNAADQGVGVHEGMRVLDVLFEGDRAVGVLVRDEAGKQTEVRADVVVDASGQSSMLINKFQLRVPDVELNKGAIWTYFQGAYRDQGKDEGATVVLSLRDKQGWFWYIPMQDDLVSVGVVADFDYLFKGRAGNEATFAEELEKCLTVKERIANAEQVAPVKATKDYTYRASQAAGDGWVLVGDAFGFLDPLYSSGVLLALKSGELAADAIVEGLRNGDTSRAQIGKWETGFVEGMNRMRRLVCEYYDGFSFGEFIRRFPQHRGSVTDLLIGDLFKPELDQVFEDIDSMKSADVSNH; encoded by the coding sequence ATGTCAATTCAGCAGTCTCCTCAGGTGGTCGTGATTGGCGGTGGTCCCGCCGGAGCGACCGTTTCCACGTTGATCGCCCAGCAAGGTTATCAAGTGGAACTGTTCGAGCGTGAACGTTTCCCTCGCTACCACATTGGCGAGTCACTGATTCCCGAGACCTACTGGGTGTTGGAGCGATTGGGGATGCTCGACAAGATGAAGTCGAGCCATTTCATCAAGAAGTACAGCGTGCAATTTGTGAGTCCTTCGGGCAAGCATTCCGCTCCCTTTTACTTCCACGACAACAAACCGCACGAATGCTCGCAAACCTGGCAGATTCGCCGGAGTGAATTTGACGTGATGATGTTGAAGAATGCCGCGGACCAAGGTGTCGGCGTTCACGAGGGGATGCGTGTTCTGGACGTGCTATTCGAGGGCGATCGCGCCGTTGGCGTTCTGGTTCGTGATGAAGCTGGAAAACAAACCGAAGTTCGCGCCGACGTGGTCGTGGATGCCAGCGGTCAAAGTTCCATGCTCATCAACAAGTTCCAACTCCGCGTTCCTGATGTCGAACTGAACAAAGGAGCCATTTGGACTTACTTCCAGGGCGCCTATCGAGATCAAGGCAAAGACGAGGGAGCCACCGTTGTGCTGAGCCTGCGCGACAAGCAGGGATGGTTTTGGTACATCCCCATGCAAGATGATTTGGTGAGCGTGGGCGTGGTGGCGGATTTCGACTACCTGTTCAAAGGGCGTGCGGGAAACGAAGCCACCTTTGCCGAGGAGCTGGAGAAATGCCTCACCGTGAAAGAACGCATTGCCAACGCAGAGCAAGTTGCGCCAGTGAAGGCGACCAAGGATTACACCTACCGGGCCAGTCAAGCGGCGGGCGACGGTTGGGTGCTGGTCGGTGATGCGTTCGGATTTCTTGATCCGCTGTATTCGTCAGGAGTGCTGCTGGCGTTGAAATCGGGAGAGCTGGCTGCCGATGCGATCGTCGAGGGATTGCGAAACGGTGACACCTCCCGGGCACAGATTGGGAAGTGGGAGACCGGGTTTGTCGAGGGCATGAATCGGATGCGCCGATTGGTCTGCGAGTACTACGACGGGTTTAGCTTCGGTGAGTTCATTCGCCGTTTTCCCCAGCACCGCGGAAGTGTGACCGACCTGCTCATCGGTGATCTTTTCAAACCGGAACTCGACCAGGTCTTTGAGGACATCGATTCCATGAAGAGTGCGGACGTATCGAACCACTGA
- a CDS encoding MarR family winged helix-turn-helix transcriptional regulator, which yields MAKTPANAATVVKQSFDSMEQEVFLNLWRTYDRLKSIEDEVFGRVGLSAQQYNALRLLRSVHPKTMPTLVLGGRLISRAPDMTRLLDRLERRGLLLRERKPENRRVVEVRITKDGMQLLDELHDAVQESHQRQLGHLDQKALRQLSDLLRQARQPHEDAHKLSFIDE from the coding sequence ATGGCAAAAACACCGGCAAATGCGGCAACCGTCGTCAAGCAATCCTTTGACTCGATGGAGCAAGAGGTCTTCTTGAACCTCTGGCGGACTTATGACCGTCTCAAATCGATTGAAGACGAGGTCTTCGGGCGTGTCGGCCTGTCCGCCCAGCAATACAACGCTCTGCGACTGTTGCGATCGGTTCACCCGAAGACGATGCCGACGTTGGTGCTGGGAGGGCGATTGATTTCTCGAGCCCCGGACATGACCCGTCTGCTGGATCGCTTGGAACGTCGCGGATTGCTCTTGCGGGAAAGAAAGCCTGAAAACCGTCGTGTCGTCGAAGTCCGCATCACGAAGGACGGGATGCAACTGCTGGACGAACTCCACGATGCCGTCCAGGAAAGCCATCAACGGCAGTTGGGGCACCTGGACCAGAAAGCCTTGCGTCAATTGTCCGACTTGCTCCGGCAAGCTCGGCAGCCACATGAAGATGCCCACAAGCTTTCATTCATCGATGAATGA
- a CDS encoding alpha/beta hydrolase, with amino-acid sequence MKFLSTLCLLLFTAPCLAEDEAAVDQPTAPVRTPLWDGPAPVGGGETESGNAWITVHHPEEANGTAIVICPGGGYGRLVLGGEGHKIAAWLNQHGITGVVLEYRLPGGRHAVPLLDAQRAIRTARANAKDWQLRPDRIGIMGFSAGGHLASTAATHFDSGNPTANDTIDRVSSRPDFAILVYPVVTMGEHTHAGSRDNLLGKDPSSELLNLYSNERQVTDNTPPMFLAHAIDDTPVPIVNSRQLHAALQQHNVPTQMLELPSGGHGLNGYQGPMWDAWQAASLGWLKEID; translated from the coding sequence ATGAAATTTCTCTCGACGCTTTGTCTCTTGTTGTTCACCGCCCCTTGTTTGGCGGAGGATGAGGCGGCAGTGGACCAGCCGACCGCCCCTGTGCGAACGCCGCTTTGGGATGGGCCTGCCCCAGTCGGCGGTGGCGAGACAGAATCAGGCAATGCCTGGATCACGGTGCACCATCCCGAGGAAGCCAACGGCACGGCAATCGTGATTTGTCCCGGTGGCGGATATGGGAGGCTGGTCCTCGGCGGAGAAGGGCACAAGATCGCTGCTTGGTTGAATCAGCATGGAATCACAGGCGTGGTGTTGGAGTACCGATTGCCTGGTGGTCGACACGCCGTTCCACTGCTTGACGCTCAGCGTGCGATTCGCACTGCAAGGGCCAACGCGAAGGATTGGCAACTCCGTCCTGACCGGATCGGCATCATGGGCTTCTCGGCGGGCGGGCACCTTGCCTCCACCGCCGCAACGCATTTTGATTCGGGGAATCCGACTGCGAATGACACGATCGATCGCGTCAGTTCACGGCCGGATTTTGCGATCCTGGTTTACCCGGTTGTCACGATGGGCGAGCACACGCACGCTGGTTCGAGGGACAACCTGCTGGGCAAAGACCCTTCGTCGGAATTGCTGAACCTGTATTCCAATGAGCGGCAAGTCACCGACAACACACCCCCGATGTTCCTGGCCCACGCCATCGATGACACCCCGGTTCCGATCGTCAACAGTCGCCAGTTGCACGCGGCATTGCAACAGCACAACGTTCCGACGCAAATGTTGGAACTGCCTTCGGGTGGCCATGGATTGAACGGGTACCAAGGTCCGATGTGGGATGCTTGGCAGGCCGCATCGCTGGGATGGCTGAAGGAGATCGACTGA